Proteins encoded within one genomic window of Cyprinus carpio isolate SPL01 chromosome B22, ASM1834038v1, whole genome shotgun sequence:
- the ubxn6 gene encoding UBX domain-containing protein 6, which translates to MKKFFDDIKKDIKFKSVGPGKKLTDDSSSKPQAPQVPHGAPRKAPTEGAERAGAAALARIEQQHRPKLKTSQDAIRNQVKRELEAEAAATAASLKNTDVQGACVPQKDPSCFSVPGVFFICPLTGKTLTKTEKEMHIKEAILMRFSEDAIEASIMMIHNFNKDKEKVKAAVDIISKYIENICKNPTEEKYRKIKLSNKVFQENVSGIEGSREYLQALGFESTTLPVDGEDRTEEFLVLPAQESEALEQMKAHVERLQKGEPVRAKLDRQTQVFRPSKHATHFQLPPDFYNLTAEELKREQQQKSEVVERNAMLRTKAMREKEEQRERRKYNYALLRVRLPDENILQGTFLAWERVAALYQFVRDSLVNDWQQLDLNEPKLQKQKSKKAPAALLTFSWDAAVQADIAAAGGKTAVLLKAALLENIKTLS; encoded by the exons ATGAAGAAGTTCTTCGACGACATTAAGAAGGATATAAAATTCAAGTCAGTAGGGCCAGGAAAGAAGCTCACAGATGACAGCAG CTCTAAACCTCAGGCCCCGCAGGTTCCTCATGGAGCGCCCAGAAAAGCTCCCACTGAGGGCGCAGAGAGAGCAGGGGCCGCGGCCCTCGCCAGGATCGAGCAACAGCACCGGCCAAAGCTGAAAACCTCCCAAGATGCCATAAGGAATCAGG TGAAGCGAGAACTCGAAGCAGAGGCGGCTGCCACAGCTGCCAGCCTGAAGAACACAGATGTCCAG GGGGCCTGTGTTCCACAAAAGGATCCATCTTGTTTCTCAGTGCCGGGTGTTTTCTTCATCTGTCCTCTCACTGGAAAAACCTTAACAAAGACTGAAAAAGAGATGCACATAAAGGAAGCCATTCTAATG AGGTTCTCAGAAGATGCGATAGAGGCCTCCATTATGATGATTCACAACTTTaataaagacaaagagaaagtAAAGGCTGCAGTTGACATCATTAGCAA GTACATCGAAAACATCTGTAAGAATCCGACTGAGGAGAAGTACAGGAAGATCAAACTTAGCAACAAAGTGTTTCAG GAGAACGTCAGTGGGATTGAAGGATCTCGCGAGTATCTTCAGGCGTTGGGATTTGAAAGCACCACATTGCCGGTGGACGGCGAAG acaggacTGAGGAGTTCCTGGTGTTACCGGCGCAGGAATCTGAGGCTCTGGAGCAGATGAAGGCTCATGTGGAGCGGCTGCAGAAGGGCGAGCCGGTCAGAGCGAAGCTGGACCGTCAGACGCAGGTCTTCAGACCCTCAAAGCACGCCACACACTTCCAGCTTCCCCCAGACTTCTACAATCTGACCGCGGAGGAACTGAAAAGAGAACAGCAACAGAA GAGTGAAGTCGTGGAAAGAAATGCAATGCTGCGAACTAAAGCCATGCGTGAGAAAGAAGAGCAGAGGGAGAGAAGAAAGTACAACTACGCACTTCTGAGAGTGCGCTTACCAGATGAAAATATACTCCAGG GCACTTTCCTGGCGTGGGAGAGGGTGGCAGCGTTGTACCAGTTTGTGCGCGATTCTCTGGTGAACGACTGGCAACAACTTGATCTGAATGAAcccaaactacaaaaacaaaaatcaaaaaaa GCCCCAGCAGCTCTGCTGACCTTCTCGTGGGACGCTGCAGTGCAGGCAGACATCGCTGCAGCTGGAGGAAAGACTGCGGTTCTGCTTAAAGCCGCACTGTTAGAGAACATCAAGACCCTGAGCTGA
- the chaf1a gene encoding chromatin assembly factor 1 subunit A isoform X2: MVVVMLAAEEPLASTPRRGMDCVGKANTSKKLVQARLPFKRLNPETKECSEPKRTKGPVVPKCSEPSASDGENDGDSSSTPLHHGPVLVNGRGPLDCFMSRQKRSPVRSGPEATIDLTEDSNDAVRQQPAPPVATTCPLSEETMKNAEHATKSTEPTTPLTKKKTKKEEDGLPLLDIAQESDTEEEEQQENEVSHGNESVLSTESTSSLSVIESSPEPSKSAPTTPASIDAASKMKRRSLKSVQEQEEKRQRKEEKERQKEEAKAAKERKKEEARKLKEEKEREKKEKKEKDEKERREKKEREEKEKAEKLRAKEEQRQMKIEAKLEEKRKKEEEKRLKEEKERIKAEKAEITRFLQKPKTQLAPKILASACGKFAPFEIKANMSLAPLTRVQCEDAVLEELDRYLAQPDSTLNGLKDWTRHKPRRSGPTRPSHSAVRDCVVITDSQKADGVPDRHRYGRMKLLQFHDNYRPAYWGTCCKKSTHISPRCPLKQDKELLDYEVDSDEEWEEEEPGESLSHSEGDDDDEGGDDDDDDDGFFVPHGYLSEGEGALEEDEEGGDPEKQKVRQRIKAREWENELMSKGKVRVLEAVVRGCLWDGEEPALDLLQPYAICMLEPLLRDEPCTPEQDLSRQQRNERLLSQLLPLLHGNVNSSKVIINEFLEFCRQQASSPTGSFTDSVPPRIHVRRIIKEHAVYEKRSTYRRCCWYVHPEVLARHSQEALPVPCQWTYLTSGAQITRDEHAGSQGNSPNASSSTTPSNKRKSASSHSITKYMKKCGDSEQTEAMETDGFQADTEDDEDDDCIIVGEQSGSSEQDANTSLQQTERNTEPMDTNASETAALALPCLTPATA; the protein is encoded by the exons ATGGTGGTCGTGATGCTCGCGGCCGAAGAGCCCTTGGCCTCCACACCACGAAGAG GCATGGATTGTGTGGGCAAAGCTAATACCAGCAAGAAGCTTGTTCAAG CACGTCTACCTTTCAAAAGGCTCAACCCAGAAACCAAGGAATGCAGTGAGCCCAAAAGAACCAAAGGTCCGGTTGTCCCAAAGTGTTCTGAACCCAGTGCTTCAGATGGAGAAAATGATGGGGACAGTTCCTCCACCCCGCTGCATCATGGCCCGGTACTGGTAAATGGCCGTGGACCACTTGATTGCTTCATGAGCAGGCAGAAGCGTTCCCCGGTCCGCTCTGGCCCTGAAGCCACAATCGACCTCACTGAAGACTCAAATGATGCTGTCAGACAGCAGCCTGCTCCTCCAGTTGCTACCACCTGCCCCCTTAGCGAAGAAACAATGAAGAATGCAGAACATGCCACAAAATCTACAGAACCAACCACCCCACTGACAAAGAAAAAGACGAAAAAGGAAGAAGATGGCCTCCCACTGCTGGACATTGCTCAGGAGTCTGACACCGAGGAAGAGGAGCAGCAGGAGAATGAAGTCAGTCACGGGAATGAGTCTGTGCTGTCGACCGAGTCTACCAGCTCCCTCTCAGTGATAGAGAGCTCACCAGAGCCCAGCAAGAGCGCTCCCACCACCCCTGCCTCT ATTGATGCAGCTAGTAAAATGAAGAGAAGATCGCTTAAG AGTGTCCAAGAGCAGGAGGAGAAGCGGCAACGAAAGGAAGAGAAAGAGCGCCAGAAAGAGGAGGCCAAAGCTGCCAAggagaggaagaaagaggagGCCCGCAAACTAaaggaagagaaggagagagagaagaaagaaaagaaggagAAAGATGAAAAGGAGCGGCGGGAGAAGAAGGAGAGGGAGGAGAAGGAAAAGGCAGAGAAACTAAGAGCTAAAGAAGAGCAGCGGCAAATGAAAATAGA GGCCAAActggaagagaaaagaaagaaagaggaggaaaaaCGGTTGAAGGAAGAGAAAGAA CGAATCAAAGCTGAGAAAGCGGAGATTACACGGTTTCTACAGAAGCCCAAGACCCAGCTGGCACCAAAG ATTCTGGCCTCTGCCTGTGGGAAGTTTGCTCCTTTTGAGATTAAAGCGAACATGTCTCTAGCTCCACTGACTCGAGTACAATGTGAAGACGCTGTTCTAGAGGAGCTGGACCGTTATCTTGCCCAACCTGACAGCACTCTTAATGGACTGAAGGACTGGACAAGGCACAAACCTCGTCGTTCAGGTCCAACCCGGCCCAGTCACAGTGCTGTAAG AGATTGTGTGGTCATAACTGACAGCCAAAAGGCAGATGGCGTTCCAGACCGTCACCGTTATGGCCGCATGAAACTCCTGCAGTTCCATGACAACTATCGTCCAGCTTATTGGGGGACCTGCTGCAAAAAGAGCACTCACATCTCTCCACGCTGCCCACTTAAACAGGACAAG GAGTTGCTGGATTATGAGGTGGACAGTGATGAAGAGTGGGAGGAAGAGGAGCCGGGAGAGTCTCTGTCACACAGTGAGGGG GATGATGACGATGAAGGAGGAgatgatgacgacgatgatgatggTTTCTTTGTGCCCCACGGTTATCTGTCAGAAGGGGAAGGAGCACTTGAGGAAGACGAG GAGGGTGGAGATCCAGAGAAACAGAAGGTGCGTCAGAGGATTAAGGCTCGTGAATGGGAGAATGAGCTGATGTCTAAAGGGAAGGTGAGGGTGTTGGAGGCGGTGGTTCGCGGCTGCCTGTGGGACGGGGAAGAGCCTGCGCTGGACCTCCTGCAACCGTACGCTATCTGCATGCTTGAGCCTTTACTCAGAGACGAGCCCTGCACCCCTGAACAGGACCTCTCACGCCAGCAGAGGAATGAGAGAT TGCTGTCACAGCTGCTGCCCTTGCTGCATGGGAATGTGAACAGCAGTAAGGTCATAATCAACGAGTTCCTGGAGTTCTGTCGCCAGCAAGCATCCTCACCCACAGGAAGTTTTACTGACAGCGTCCCACCCAG GATCCACGTCAGGCGTATCATAAAGGAGCATGCCGTGTACGAAAAGCGCTCCACGTACAGACGATGCTGCTGGTACGTGCATCCGGAAGTTCTGGCCCGTCATTCTCAGGAGGCCTTGCCCGTTCCCTGCCAGTGGACCTACCTCACCTCCGGCGCTCAGATCACCCGCGACGAGCACGCCGGCTCACAGGGCAACTCGCCCAACGCGTCCAGCTCCACCACACCCTCCAACAAGAGGAAAAGCGCCAGCAGCCACTCCATCACAAAGTACATGAAGAAATGTGGCGACTCCGAACAG actGAGGCCATGGAGACTGATGGCTTCCAAGCGGACACTGAAGATGATGAAGACGATGATTGTATCATCGTTGGGGAACAATCTG GGTCCTCTGAACAGGATGCCAACACGTCCTTGCAACAAACCGAGAGAAACACAGAGCCCATGGACACGAATGCATCCGAAACTGCTGCTCTTGCCCTACCCTGCCTCACCCCAGCCACCGCCTGA
- the chaf1a gene encoding chromatin assembly factor 1 subunit A isoform X1, with protein sequence MVVVMLAAEEPLASTPRRGMDCVGKANTSKKLVQARLPFKRLNPETKECSEPKRTKGPVVPKCSEPSASDGENDGDSSSTPLHHGPVLVNGRGPLDCFMSRQKRSPVRSGPEATIDLTEDSNDAVRQQPAPPVATTCPLSEETMKNAEHATKSTEPTTPLTKKKTKKEEDGLPLLDIAQESDTEEEEQQENEVSHGNESVLSTESTSSLSVIESSPEPSKSAPTTPASTSQIDAASKMKRRSLKSVQEQEEKRQRKEEKERQKEEAKAAKERKKEEARKLKEEKEREKKEKKEKDEKERREKKEREEKEKAEKLRAKEEQRQMKIEAKLEEKRKKEEEKRLKEEKERIKAEKAEITRFLQKPKTQLAPKILASACGKFAPFEIKANMSLAPLTRVQCEDAVLEELDRYLAQPDSTLNGLKDWTRHKPRRSGPTRPSHSAVRDCVVITDSQKADGVPDRHRYGRMKLLQFHDNYRPAYWGTCCKKSTHISPRCPLKQDKELLDYEVDSDEEWEEEEPGESLSHSEGDDDDEGGDDDDDDDGFFVPHGYLSEGEGALEEDEEGGDPEKQKVRQRIKAREWENELMSKGKVRVLEAVVRGCLWDGEEPALDLLQPYAICMLEPLLRDEPCTPEQDLSRQQRNERLLSQLLPLLHGNVNSSKVIINEFLEFCRQQASSPTGSFTDSVPPRIHVRRIIKEHAVYEKRSTYRRCCWYVHPEVLARHSQEALPVPCQWTYLTSGAQITRDEHAGSQGNSPNASSSTTPSNKRKSASSHSITKYMKKCGDSEQTEAMETDGFQADTEDDEDDDCIIVGEQSGSSEQDANTSLQQTERNTEPMDTNASETAALALPCLTPATA encoded by the exons ATGGTGGTCGTGATGCTCGCGGCCGAAGAGCCCTTGGCCTCCACACCACGAAGAG GCATGGATTGTGTGGGCAAAGCTAATACCAGCAAGAAGCTTGTTCAAG CACGTCTACCTTTCAAAAGGCTCAACCCAGAAACCAAGGAATGCAGTGAGCCCAAAAGAACCAAAGGTCCGGTTGTCCCAAAGTGTTCTGAACCCAGTGCTTCAGATGGAGAAAATGATGGGGACAGTTCCTCCACCCCGCTGCATCATGGCCCGGTACTGGTAAATGGCCGTGGACCACTTGATTGCTTCATGAGCAGGCAGAAGCGTTCCCCGGTCCGCTCTGGCCCTGAAGCCACAATCGACCTCACTGAAGACTCAAATGATGCTGTCAGACAGCAGCCTGCTCCTCCAGTTGCTACCACCTGCCCCCTTAGCGAAGAAACAATGAAGAATGCAGAACATGCCACAAAATCTACAGAACCAACCACCCCACTGACAAAGAAAAAGACGAAAAAGGAAGAAGATGGCCTCCCACTGCTGGACATTGCTCAGGAGTCTGACACCGAGGAAGAGGAGCAGCAGGAGAATGAAGTCAGTCACGGGAATGAGTCTGTGCTGTCGACCGAGTCTACCAGCTCCCTCTCAGTGATAGAGAGCTCACCAGAGCCCAGCAAGAGCGCTCCCACCACCCCTGCCTCT ACGTCACAGATTGATGCAGCTAGTAAAATGAAGAGAAGATCGCTTAAG AGTGTCCAAGAGCAGGAGGAGAAGCGGCAACGAAAGGAAGAGAAAGAGCGCCAGAAAGAGGAGGCCAAAGCTGCCAAggagaggaagaaagaggagGCCCGCAAACTAaaggaagagaaggagagagagaagaaagaaaagaaggagAAAGATGAAAAGGAGCGGCGGGAGAAGAAGGAGAGGGAGGAGAAGGAAAAGGCAGAGAAACTAAGAGCTAAAGAAGAGCAGCGGCAAATGAAAATAGA GGCCAAActggaagagaaaagaaagaaagaggaggaaaaaCGGTTGAAGGAAGAGAAAGAA CGAATCAAAGCTGAGAAAGCGGAGATTACACGGTTTCTACAGAAGCCCAAGACCCAGCTGGCACCAAAG ATTCTGGCCTCTGCCTGTGGGAAGTTTGCTCCTTTTGAGATTAAAGCGAACATGTCTCTAGCTCCACTGACTCGAGTACAATGTGAAGACGCTGTTCTAGAGGAGCTGGACCGTTATCTTGCCCAACCTGACAGCACTCTTAATGGACTGAAGGACTGGACAAGGCACAAACCTCGTCGTTCAGGTCCAACCCGGCCCAGTCACAGTGCTGTAAG AGATTGTGTGGTCATAACTGACAGCCAAAAGGCAGATGGCGTTCCAGACCGTCACCGTTATGGCCGCATGAAACTCCTGCAGTTCCATGACAACTATCGTCCAGCTTATTGGGGGACCTGCTGCAAAAAGAGCACTCACATCTCTCCACGCTGCCCACTTAAACAGGACAAG GAGTTGCTGGATTATGAGGTGGACAGTGATGAAGAGTGGGAGGAAGAGGAGCCGGGAGAGTCTCTGTCACACAGTGAGGGG GATGATGACGATGAAGGAGGAgatgatgacgacgatgatgatggTTTCTTTGTGCCCCACGGTTATCTGTCAGAAGGGGAAGGAGCACTTGAGGAAGACGAG GAGGGTGGAGATCCAGAGAAACAGAAGGTGCGTCAGAGGATTAAGGCTCGTGAATGGGAGAATGAGCTGATGTCTAAAGGGAAGGTGAGGGTGTTGGAGGCGGTGGTTCGCGGCTGCCTGTGGGACGGGGAAGAGCCTGCGCTGGACCTCCTGCAACCGTACGCTATCTGCATGCTTGAGCCTTTACTCAGAGACGAGCCCTGCACCCCTGAACAGGACCTCTCACGCCAGCAGAGGAATGAGAGAT TGCTGTCACAGCTGCTGCCCTTGCTGCATGGGAATGTGAACAGCAGTAAGGTCATAATCAACGAGTTCCTGGAGTTCTGTCGCCAGCAAGCATCCTCACCCACAGGAAGTTTTACTGACAGCGTCCCACCCAG GATCCACGTCAGGCGTATCATAAAGGAGCATGCCGTGTACGAAAAGCGCTCCACGTACAGACGATGCTGCTGGTACGTGCATCCGGAAGTTCTGGCCCGTCATTCTCAGGAGGCCTTGCCCGTTCCCTGCCAGTGGACCTACCTCACCTCCGGCGCTCAGATCACCCGCGACGAGCACGCCGGCTCACAGGGCAACTCGCCCAACGCGTCCAGCTCCACCACACCCTCCAACAAGAGGAAAAGCGCCAGCAGCCACTCCATCACAAAGTACATGAAGAAATGTGGCGACTCCGAACAG actGAGGCCATGGAGACTGATGGCTTCCAAGCGGACACTGAAGATGATGAAGACGATGATTGTATCATCGTTGGGGAACAATCTG GGTCCTCTGAACAGGATGCCAACACGTCCTTGCAACAAACCGAGAGAAACACAGAGCCCATGGACACGAATGCATCCGAAACTGCTGCTCTTGCCCTACCCTGCCTCACCCCAGCCACCGCCTGA
- the scamp4 gene encoding secretory carrier-associated membrane protein 4, with translation MTDRANNFPPLPKFMRIKPCFYQNVAEEIPQPYQQLVRRVYNLLYCITLCVNVVACIAWWAGGGEVDNFGFALLWLLVFSPCSYTCWFRPLYKAFRADSSFNFMAFFFIFFLQCVLAFIQSLGISGWGACGWIATVMFFGTNVVSAIFMLICTLLFTIDTVLMVFILIKVHRLYRGGGGSFQQAQEEWSTGAWKSAPVREAGFNTISETGPSLPQYPAAVPNYPESGPW, from the exons ATGACAG ATCGAGCAAACAACTTCCCACCTCTGCCAAAGTTTATGCGCATAAAGCCATGTTTTTACCAGAACGTGGCTGAGGAAATCCCACAACCCTACCAGCAGCTTGTGCGTCGTGTTTACAATCTTT TGTACTGTATCACACTGTGTGTCAATGTGGTGGCCTGCATAGCTTGGTGGGCCGGTGGAGGCGAAGTCGACAACTTTGGGTTTGCGCTTCTCTGGCTGCTGGTTTTCAGCCCATGTAGCTACACCTGTTGGTTCAGGCCACTCTATAAAGCATTCCG gGCTGATAGTTCCTTCAACTTCATGGCAttcttcttcattttctttctgcAATGTGTTCTTGCCTTCATCCAGAGTCTTGGAATATCAGGTTGGGGTGCTTG TGGTTGGATTGCCACGGTGATGTTTTTCGGCACAAATGTAGTCTCGGCTATATTCATGCTCATCTGTACTCTGCTCTTTACCATAGATACAGTTCTAATGGTGTTCATTCTTATCAAG GTTCATCGACTGTATCGCGGTGGAGGAGGCAGTTTTCAGCAGGCACAGGAAGAATGGAGCACGGGTGCGTGGAAGAGCGCCCCTGTGAGAGAAGCCGGATTCAACACCATCTCTGAAACCGGCCCCAGCCTGCCCCAGTATCCAGCCGCTGTGCCCAATTACCCAGAGAGCGGGCCCTGGTGA